The region GGTAACTTTGTTGCGGACTTTATCCGCGCCCATAAATCCGATTGAGGCGCCCACGAATGTTACTGCGTTGGACGGAAGCCCCAGATATTCCAGCGAACCGGCCACAGCAAGCGTGACAATCCCACATACCAGCGATCCGGTGGCGGTTTTAAGCAAAGACTGCCCATCGTAAAGGCTCATTAGCGCCGAAATACTCAGCGCCGCACCAGCCGCAAACAGTGTCGGCAGATAAGTAGCGATCCATTTCATTGTTTGTTCGAGTAATCCCGGTGGTGTGTCGTGCATACCCTCCCCCTTAATCCCATAGCTGCACGGTTTCCCGCTGGGCTGGCGGCTGGATCTCTGGCAGGTAGACAATCTGCCCGGCCTGCAACTCAGTGGCGGCGGAAATGCCCTTATTGGCATCGATCACCGCCTCGGTAACGCCTGCTGTTCTGCCGTAATAGCGCCAGCAAAGCAGGTCGATCGTGTCGTTTTGCTGCGCCTGAACGTTCATTACACCAACTCCGCCAGACCCCGGCTTTCGTCCTGGATATCACGGATTGACCAGCGCACATCCCGCCACAGCGTATCGATCTGCGTGCTCAATGCCGCCGCGTGGTCTTCGCCTTTACTGGTGGTGTCAATATCGCGGTAGCCTTCAATCAACAGCGCCTTAGTGAGTGAATACACGGCGTTTTTATAGCGCCATACCTTCACGGAAGTGCCATTCACCGGACTGGCCGGAATTTCTGCTAATGACTCATAGCCCGCATCAATCTGCACCTGGCGCCACAGGAAAAGCTGATCATTAACATGGGCCACCGCTTCCACCGTTCGCGACATCAGGCGATCGGTTGTCACCTGCCCATCAAGGCGCAT is a window of Enterobacter cloacae complex sp. ECNIH7 DNA encoding:
- a CDS encoding phage holin, lambda family, giving the protein MHDTPPGLLEQTMKWIATYLPTLFAAGAALSISALMSLYDGQSLLKTATGSLVCGIVTLAVAGSLEYLGLPSNAVTFVGASIGFMGADKVRNKVTGFIENRIGGMKGGDEQ
- a CDS encoding tail protein X; amino-acid sequence: MNVQAQQNDTIDLLCWRYYGRTAGVTEAVIDANKGISAATELQAGQIVYLPEIQPPAQRETVQLWD
- a CDS encoding head completion/stabilization protein, which codes for MSLVATEPVRPASDPVPDDGGAKVESLPFWPVISLAELRRAMRLDGQVTTDRLMSRTVEAVAHVNDQLFLWRQVQIDAGYESLAEIPASPVNGTSVKVWRYKNAVYSLTKALLIEGYRDIDTTSKGEDHAAALSTQIDTLWRDVRWSIRDIQDESRGLAELV